A portion of the Blastopirellula sediminis genome contains these proteins:
- a CDS encoding DUF1559 domain-containing protein: MSRRVGFTLVELLVVIAIIGVLIGLLLPAVQQAREAARRMQCINNLKQVGLGMQNFHAAYDCFPTSVSGNGAAHYWCAQILPYMEQNPLADIYDYTVSFKDVKNRDAVQYPVPFMLCPSTPGSPIPHPKFKTATSSSPETWGSIGTDYAGSSGPASSQWNSPGYVSYPKPGTIEGLFNGSVKPGQKGRRIRDITDGTSNSIGFVEAAARPQKWQGRKMVDGSGELTSASSNYVSVCSWAEGNLFAVRGYAYDSSIADEDSRWSYPGPQMINGSNYYSIYAFHPGGANVALVDGSARFIGETASADVICSLLTVAGEEVVGEY; the protein is encoded by the coding sequence ATGAGTCGTCGCGTTGGTTTTACGCTGGTCGAACTGCTTGTTGTGATCGCCATCATCGGCGTGTTGATTGGCTTGCTCCTTCCCGCGGTGCAGCAAGCTCGTGAAGCTGCACGCCGCATGCAGTGCATCAACAACTTGAAGCAAGTAGGCCTCGGAATGCAGAATTTCCACGCGGCGTATGACTGCTTCCCAACAAGCGTCTCAGGGAACGGCGCCGCACACTATTGGTGCGCCCAGATTCTCCCGTATATGGAGCAGAATCCCCTGGCCGACATCTACGACTACACGGTGAGTTTCAAAGACGTCAAGAATCGTGACGCGGTGCAATATCCGGTCCCCTTTATGCTTTGCCCTAGCACGCCAGGCAGCCCGATTCCGCACCCGAAGTTCAAAACGGCTACCTCTTCCAGTCCCGAAACCTGGGGCTCGATCGGTACGGACTATGCAGGCTCTTCGGGGCCGGCTAGCAGTCAGTGGAACAGCCCTGGCTACGTCAGCTATCCGAAACCGGGAACGATTGAAGGACTGTTTAACGGCAGCGTGAAACCGGGACAAAAGGGACGCCGCATTCGCGACATTACTGACGGAACTTCAAACTCGATCGGCTTCGTCGAAGCGGCCGCTCGTCCGCAAAAATGGCAAGGCCGCAAGATGGTCGACGGTTCGGGCGAACTGACCAGCGCTTCGAGCAATTACGTCTCCGTCTGCAGTTGGGCGGAAGGTAATCTGTTCGCCGTCCGCGGCTATGCTTACGACAGTTCGATCGCGGATGAGGATAGCCGCTGGTCCTATCCCGGTCCGCAAATGATTAACGGCTCGAACTACTACAGCATCTACGCATTTCATCCCGGCGGCGCCAACGTCGCGTTGGTCGATGGATCTGCTCGTTTTATTGGCGAAACCGCCAGTGCGGACGTGATCTGCTCGCTGCTGACGGTCGCCGGCGAAGAAGTGGTTGGAGAATACTAA
- a CDS encoding secondary thiamine-phosphate synthase enzyme YjbQ, with protein sequence MAWTQRTITLPAMPRGFHLITRHVVDALPQMASLQVGLLHVFIQHTSASLTVNENADPDVRVDLEMAFSKIAPESFPYVHTTEGPDDMPAHIKAAMLGSSVSIPVSGGRLALGTWQGIYLCEHRDRGGSRRLVLTLQGE encoded by the coding sequence ATGGCCTGGACTCAGCGGACGATAACATTGCCGGCGATGCCGCGCGGCTTTCATCTCATCACGCGTCACGTCGTCGATGCGCTTCCGCAAATGGCCTCGCTTCAGGTCGGACTGCTCCATGTCTTCATCCAGCACACCTCGGCGTCGCTGACGGTGAACGAAAACGCCGATCCCGACGTCCGGGTCGACCTGGAAATGGCCTTCTCGAAGATCGCCCCGGAAAGCTTTCCGTACGTCCACACGACGGAAGGCCCGGATGACATGCCGGCCCATATCAAAGCGGCGATGCTCGGCAGCAGCGTCTCGATCCCGGTCAGCGGCGGACGATTGGCGCTCGGAACCTGGCAGGGGATCTATCTCTGCGAGCATCGGGATCGCGGCGGAAGTCGCCGTTTAGTGCTGACCCTGCAAGGCGAATAG
- a CDS encoding carbon storage regulator — MLVLSRKEGERLKLGDSIVITVVKVAGDKVRLGIEAPPNVLVLRDELELHEQESESIAPAA; from the coding sequence ATGTTGGTACTTTCGCGCAAGGAAGGCGAACGGCTGAAACTCGGCGACTCAATCGTTATCACCGTGGTGAAAGTGGCGGGCGACAAGGTCCGCCTCGGGATTGAAGCTCCACCGAATGTGCTGGTGCTTCGCGACGAGCTTGAGCTGCATGAGCAGGAATCGGAATCGATCGCTCCGGCCGCCTAG
- a CDS encoding DUF6807 domain-containing protein gives MNRFLAALALLAAPLCAASALSAEVTVKETADGADVLIDGELFTRYLKKSGAKPILYPIIGPADMQMTRNYPMTEAGPDEKNDHIHHRSFWFTHGEVNDTDFWAETGDKLGTQEHTAFKKLASGQEGVIVADCDWVDHNGKKILKDERTYKFGVLGDARYIDLDVTLTATDAPVKFGDTKEGSFGIRVAGTMKVEAKKGGEIVNSHGDKDVKAWGKPAPWVDYHGPVGDKKGGVAILEHPSSFRAPTYWHVRTYGLFAANPFGLHDFKGDKSLDGSYTLSPGESIKFSYRVLLHAGDEKDADVAGAFEAYQATKK, from the coding sequence ATGAATCGTTTTCTCGCTGCGCTAGCGTTGCTGGCCGCACCGCTCTGCGCCGCTTCCGCGCTTTCCGCCGAAGTCACCGTCAAGGAAACGGCCGATGGCGCCGACGTCTTGATCGACGGCGAACTTTTCACCCGCTATCTGAAAAAATCGGGCGCCAAGCCGATTCTTTACCCCATTATCGGCCCGGCCGATATGCAAATGACCCGCAACTATCCGATGACGGAAGCGGGCCCCGACGAAAAGAACGACCATATCCACCATCGCTCGTTCTGGTTCACTCATGGCGAGGTGAACGATACCGACTTCTGGGCCGAAACCGGCGACAAGCTCGGAACGCAGGAACATACGGCGTTCAAGAAGCTCGCCAGCGGTCAGGAAGGTGTGATCGTCGCCGACTGCGATTGGGTCGACCACAACGGCAAGAAGATCTTGAAGGACGAGCGGACCTACAAGTTCGGCGTTCTCGGCGACGCTCGCTATATCGATCTCGACGTCACGCTGACGGCGACAGACGCTCCTGTCAAGTTTGGCGATACCAAAGAAGGCTCGTTCGGGATTCGCGTCGCCGGCACGATGAAAGTCGAAGCGAAGAAGGGGGGCGAGATCGTCAACAGCCACGGAGACAAAGACGTCAAAGCGTGGGGCAAGCCGGCCCCTTGGGTCGACTATCACGGCCCGGTTGGCGACAAGAAAGGGGGCGTTGCGATTCTCGAACATCCGAGCAGCTTCCGTGCTCCGACCTATTGGCACGTTCGCACCTATGGATTGTTCGCCGCCAACCCATTCGGCCTGCATGACTTCAAAGGGGACAAGTCACTAGACGGCTCCTACACCCTCTCGCCGGGCGAGTCGATCAAGTTCTCCTATCGCGTCCTACTACACGCCGGTGACGAGAAGGATGCTGACGTTGCTGGCGCTTTTGAGGCCTATCAAGCGACGAAAAAGTAG